Proteins encoded within one genomic window of Parachlamydia sp. AcF125:
- a CDS encoding Npt1/Npt2 family nucleotide transporter, with translation MSVAPMDEQNGEPSDKLSKWRRRLWPVHYSENKKVFSLLFLKFCVSFNFAILHATKDTLIVTQGFGAETIPILKGSFVLFFAFLFMIVYSKLSDHLSSSQLFYFALCPFLAFFAIYGFFLYPNRELLSPTESADWLISVLGEERGHWVAVYRNWMDSLFFLMAELWGGVVIGLLFWGFANQINTIKEASRFYTILSAGGHVGIIAAGYLIWYFTQSFVNHSYLLTIQYLMGFVTLVNLLMFFTYWLMNRHIAKDGIQVIASKKKNAGLSLKESLLHILFSPNLGWIALMVIGYSLSVNMVEVLWKATLKLKYPNSNDYQAFMGLISSITGWLSLFLSLFAGGNIIRTFGWSGGAKLTPIVLGTASAIFLGTYLSYAYYAESPLAIGASGLTLIVMCGALHNVACKSMKYCLFDPTKEMAYISLDEETKTKGKAAVDVVASRFGKSGSSWIQVGLMECLSVSSVLSIAHFLTPIIILSVLAWLVAVYFLKNRVQTKMGQSALQDSLQTTA, from the coding sequence ATGAGTGTTGCTCCTATGGACGAACAAAACGGGGAACCTTCTGACAAGTTAAGCAAATGGCGCAGGAGGTTATGGCCTGTTCATTATTCTGAAAATAAAAAGGTGTTTTCTCTTCTTTTCTTGAAATTTTGTGTCTCCTTCAACTTTGCGATTCTCCATGCAACTAAAGACACTTTAATTGTAACTCAGGGATTCGGAGCCGAAACCATCCCGATTTTAAAAGGCTCTTTTGTTTTATTTTTTGCATTTCTTTTTATGATTGTCTATTCAAAACTTAGCGATCATCTTTCGTCTTCTCAATTGTTTTATTTCGCTTTATGTCCTTTTCTTGCCTTTTTTGCTATCTATGGTTTTTTTCTTTATCCTAATCGAGAGCTCCTCTCTCCCACAGAATCTGCGGACTGGCTAATCTCTGTTCTCGGCGAAGAGAGAGGGCACTGGGTTGCGGTCTACCGCAACTGGATGGATTCTTTGTTTTTTCTCATGGCAGAGCTTTGGGGAGGGGTTGTCATTGGATTGCTTTTTTGGGGATTTGCCAACCAAATTAATACGATTAAAGAGGCCTCCAGATTTTATACCATTTTATCGGCTGGAGGGCATGTGGGGATTATCGCGGCCGGTTATCTGATTTGGTATTTTACCCAATCCTTTGTCAACCACTCCTATTTATTGACCATTCAATATCTCATGGGATTTGTGACCCTGGTTAATTTACTCATGTTTTTTACTTATTGGCTAATGAATCGGCATATTGCCAAAGACGGGATCCAAGTTATCGCTAGCAAAAAGAAAAATGCAGGCCTTTCTTTGAAAGAAAGTTTGCTCCATATTTTGTTTTCTCCAAACTTAGGCTGGATCGCTCTAATGGTGATTGGCTATAGCCTTTCTGTGAATATGGTAGAAGTTCTTTGGAAGGCCACTTTGAAATTAAAGTATCCTAATTCGAATGATTACCAAGCATTTATGGGGCTTATTTCTTCCATTACAGGCTGGCTTTCACTGTTTCTCTCGTTGTTTGCAGGCGGCAACATTATTCGCACTTTTGGTTGGAGCGGAGGAGCAAAACTTACTCCAATTGTACTTGGAACTGCGTCCGCTATTTTTTTAGGAACTTATCTATCCTACGCTTATTATGCCGAATCGCCCCTGGCTATTGGAGCAAGCGGTTTGACCTTAATTGTCATGTGCGGAGCTTTACACAATGTAGCGTGCAAATCCATGAAATATTGTTTATTTGATCCTACAAAAGAAATGGCCTATATTTCACTGGATGAGGAGACCAAAACTAAAGGAAAAGCCGCAGTAGATGTAGTGGCATCTCGCTTTGGAAAATCGGGCTCTTCGTGGATACAAGTTGGATTAATGGAATGCTTGAGTGTTAGCTCAGTTTTAAGTATTGCCCATTTTCTAACCCCCATCATTATCCTTTCTGTTCTGGCATGGCTGGTGGCTGTATACTTTTTAAAAAATCGCGTGCAAACTAAAATGGGCCAAAGCGCCCTTCAAGACTCCTTGCAGACAACTGCTTAA
- a CDS encoding DMT family transporter produces the protein MMFALTACFVWGLIFIIPQTMVEFSSFEVVLGRYLVYGLLSLGIFLSQNKFRQSYPLSIWLRALGFSFVSTVFYYTCLVLALRYSNPTVCTLILSISPITISLYGSWVEHTRNFRGLFFPSLLILFGLVVINFPYFNKVQSFSHYGFGILGSFLSNFAWSWYVVANAKFLKSTPQMASTTWSTLVGVSTLFWAVIWGIGLIVFGNDFEWEKYTVLNSALYRFLNGCLILGGVCSWFGAYLWNKASLYLPVTLAGQLTIFETIFGLLFVYIFEQRFPPLEEFLGIGILLSAVFYGIQATNTLSPQHIR, from the coding sequence ATGATGTTCGCCTTAACCGCCTGTTTTGTGTGGGGATTGATTTTTATTATTCCCCAAACCATGGTTGAATTTAGCTCTTTTGAAGTGGTTTTAGGGCGTTATTTGGTATATGGCCTCCTTTCCCTGGGTATTTTTCTAAGCCAAAATAAATTTAGACAAAGCTATCCCTTATCTATTTGGCTTCGAGCCCTAGGCTTTTCGTTTGTATCAACAGTTTTTTATTATACTTGCCTAGTCTTAGCTCTGCGCTATTCGAATCCTACGGTGTGTACGCTTATTTTAAGCATAAGCCCCATTACAATTTCCTTGTACGGAAGTTGGGTGGAGCACACAAGGAATTTTAGGGGGTTATTCTTCCCTTCTCTGCTTATTTTATTTGGGTTGGTTGTCATTAATTTTCCCTATTTTAATAAGGTGCAGTCATTTTCCCACTATGGATTTGGGATTCTGGGAAGCTTTCTCTCAAATTTTGCCTGGAGCTGGTATGTGGTTGCAAATGCTAAGTTTCTAAAAAGTACCCCTCAAATGGCCTCAACAACCTGGTCTACTTTAGTGGGAGTATCGACGTTATTTTGGGCGGTTATATGGGGGATTGGACTGATTGTGTTTGGGAATGATTTTGAATGGGAAAAATATACTGTTTTAAATTCAGCTTTATATCGCTTTCTCAATGGTTGTTTAATTCTGGGGGGCGTTTGTTCGTGGTTTGGCGCTTATCTTTGGAATAAAGCAAGCTTGTATTTGCCTGTTACTCTAGCCGGACAATTGACAATTTTTGAAACAATTTTTGGGTTGTTATTTGTATATATTTTTGAACAAAGATTTCCCCCTCTGGAAGAGTTTCTGGGGATTGGAATCCTTTTAAGCGCTGTATTTTATGGAATTCAGGCTACAAACACACTCTCTCCTCAACATATACGATAA
- a CDS encoding efflux transporter outer membrane subunit, translated as MRRWASILLGFISLAGCMRPHYDRQYVKLPDQWRWQNNEESTLNNIGWWEQLEDPVLNELIAIALKNNQDLQVAIKRVYEYYALYRVTNAPLFPSLTGNTGYNRSKSSIALPTTPASGQNLGSTNSTTSGSGIQRINHDFLASLNLNWELDFWGRLQGASDAAYADMLSQIEARRMVTITVITSVVDAYITLRGLDAQLEISKKNLQSCTKSLGLAFNRYEVGETSQLEVRQAESEVKTAAISVLELERSIPQQENLISVLLGENPHPILRGKTLDTFHYPEIIPLGLPSDLLTRRPDIVQAEYQLMAANAHVTEARALFFPQFTLTGIYGSESNRISRFLASPAEFWQYGISVVQTLFDAGKTYYQVEAEKARRDELLFTYRQTILTAFREANDALIACQKNQELVAEHTSQVKVLSDYLQLANLRYVEGEVDYLTVLDAERSLFKSQLDLTQVQTENFNAMVKLYKALGGGWVTDADKVAIHHTPSILAR; from the coding sequence ATGAGGCGATGGGCATCGATTTTATTGGGGTTTATCTCGCTGGCAGGATGCATGCGTCCCCATTATGATCGGCAATATGTCAAGCTGCCGGACCAGTGGAGGTGGCAAAATAATGAAGAGAGCACTTTAAACAATATCGGCTGGTGGGAGCAGCTTGAAGATCCTGTATTAAATGAATTGATAGCTATTGCTCTTAAAAATAACCAAGATTTGCAAGTTGCCATCAAGCGAGTATATGAATATTATGCCTTATATCGGGTGACAAACGCTCCCCTTTTTCCCTCTCTTACAGGAAACACAGGCTATAACCGTTCCAAAAGCTCGATCGCTTTGCCTACCACCCCTGCATCTGGCCAAAATCTCGGCTCAACTAATTCTACTACTTCTGGATCGGGAATTCAGCGGATCAATCACGATTTTTTGGCTTCCTTAAACTTAAATTGGGAATTGGATTTTTGGGGCCGCCTTCAAGGGGCTTCCGATGCAGCTTATGCTGATATGTTAAGCCAAATTGAAGCTAGGCGCATGGTAACCATTACCGTGATTACCTCTGTGGTCGATGCCTATATCACTTTGAGAGGGCTTGATGCGCAACTAGAAATTTCTAAAAAAAACTTACAATCTTGCACAAAATCCTTAGGACTTGCCTTCAATCGCTACGAGGTAGGGGAGACTTCTCAGCTAGAAGTAAGGCAAGCGGAGTCTGAAGTTAAAACAGCCGCTATCAGTGTGCTTGAGTTGGAACGGAGCATTCCTCAGCAAGAAAACCTGATTAGTGTTTTATTAGGAGAGAATCCTCATCCGATTTTGCGAGGAAAAACTCTAGACACCTTTCACTATCCCGAAATAATCCCCTTGGGACTTCCATCGGACTTGTTAACGAGAAGACCTGATATTGTCCAAGCGGAATATCAGTTGATGGCAGCTAATGCGCATGTCACAGAAGCGAGGGCTTTATTTTTTCCTCAATTTACCTTGACGGGCATCTACGGGAGTGAAAGCAATCGAATCAGCCGTTTTCTCGCTTCTCCCGCTGAATTTTGGCAATATGGGATTTCTGTTGTACAGACTCTTTTTGATGCAGGCAAAACTTACTACCAAGTTGAAGCTGAAAAAGCTCGGCGAGATGAGCTTTTATTTACTTATAGGCAAACCATTTTAACAGCATTCCGGGAAGCTAATGATGCCTTGATTGCTTGTCAAAAAAATCAAGAACTAGTGGCTGAGCATACCAGCCAGGTTAAAGTTTTAAGTGATTATCTTCAGCTTGCCAATCTGCGTTATGTAGAAGGCGAAGTGGACTATTTAACAGTCCTCGATGCAGAAAGATCGCTTTTTAAGTCTCAGCTAGATTTAACCCAAGTCCAGACTGAAAATTTTAATGCGATGGTAAAATTATACAAAGCATTAGGCGGTGGTTGGGTAACTGATGCGGATAAGGTGGCCATTCATCACACGCCTTCTATTTTGGCTAGATAA
- a CDS encoding multidrug efflux RND transporter permease subunit: MLARFFIDRPILSTVLSVFILLAGLTALFFLPIEQFPNLLPPQINVQASYAGASAQTVANSVAAPLEQQINSVENMIYMYSNSSYTGDYSLNVFFNIGTDIEEALINVQNQANIARPLLPSEVQKSGVTILKQTPSILLAIGLQSPDDRYDEIFLSNYATVNIVQELQRTPGVSSVSIINDRTYAMRIWLDPALLAKYGLSTDEVASAIVEQNSEYSVGRLGEPPTEGPTELTISITSTGRLSTPEEFNRIILKANANGSMVYLKDVGYAELGAQNYNVASKLNGVPTISIAVFQQFGANALQVAQNIKKKMEEIAKNFPQGITYSIPYDTTKFVNASIREVLKTIVEAAILVALVVYIFLQNLRLTIIPLQAMVVSIVGAFAGMLVMGLSINTLTLFGIVLAIGIVVDDAIVVIENVERNMRLAKASAKEAAYQAMHEVTAPVIAIVLVLCAVFIPVAFLGGITGQLYKQFALTISISVIISGFVALTLSPALSAILVKPQEQPSKFALYFDRFFDRFTGFYVRGASWLMERPWVGIGSFLALCGVTGLLFYAVPTSFIPEEDQGYLIAMVNMPEGASLNRTEEVSAKTAQIALANPAVEENFELTGYSFIDSLNRTNQGSSFIVLKNWDVRKNPKEHAEAVLMDLSKKYNRIPQGQTLLFNPPAIQGLGTIGGFEFWIENRGKGDYAYLQEITQNFLSRARQRPELANLISSINANAAQLYIDVNRDKARSLGVSISEIYSSLQSFFGSYYVNNFNMFGRVYRVMIMAKSRLRENPLDIEQVYVKSSQGQMIPLKSLVTIKNVSGPNLVSRFNSFPSAKVNGSATPGYSSGQAMQAMEEVAREVLPSDMAFAWGGESYQEKAARGTSTNMLMASLVMVFLILAGLYERWNIPLAIVLAVPFGIFGSFFAIWLVGMSNDVYFQIGLITIIALSAKNAILIVEFAMIKHEEGMSFKEAAIEAGRLRFRAILMTSLTFIFGVVPLVLSSGAGANSRHSVGMGVMGGMLAATFLAIFFVPLFFNLIASYSEKKKNVFGVQK, encoded by the coding sequence ATGTTAGCGAGATTTTTTATCGATCGTCCAATCCTTTCAACCGTCCTATCGGTTTTTATTTTGTTAGCCGGTTTGACAGCGCTTTTTTTTCTACCCATCGAGCAGTTTCCCAATCTTTTGCCGCCGCAAATTAACGTTCAAGCCTCTTATGCAGGAGCAAGTGCGCAAACTGTGGCTAATTCGGTAGCGGCTCCATTGGAGCAGCAAATTAATAGCGTAGAGAACATGATCTATATGTACTCGAATAGTTCCTACACAGGGGATTATAGTTTAAATGTCTTTTTCAATATTGGGACTGACATTGAAGAAGCTTTAATTAATGTTCAAAATCAGGCCAATATTGCGCGGCCGCTTTTACCATCTGAAGTGCAAAAAAGTGGCGTGACGATTTTAAAGCAAACGCCTTCAATCCTGCTAGCCATTGGGCTCCAATCTCCCGACGATCGGTATGACGAAATCTTTTTAAGCAATTATGCCACTGTAAATATTGTGCAAGAGCTTCAGCGCACTCCTGGAGTCAGCAGCGTTTCCATTATTAATGATCGCACCTATGCTATGAGAATATGGCTCGATCCCGCATTATTAGCCAAATATGGGTTATCGACCGACGAAGTGGCAAGTGCAATTGTGGAACAAAATTCGGAATATTCAGTGGGTCGCCTTGGGGAACCTCCAACCGAAGGCCCTACTGAATTAACGATTTCGATTACCAGTACAGGGCGCCTAAGTACCCCTGAAGAATTTAATCGGATCATTTTGAAAGCTAATGCCAATGGCTCAATGGTTTACCTTAAAGATGTGGGGTATGCCGAATTAGGAGCCCAAAATTATAATGTAGCCAGTAAGTTAAATGGTGTTCCCACTATTTCCATCGCTGTTTTTCAACAGTTTGGAGCAAATGCTCTCCAGGTAGCTCAGAATATCAAAAAGAAAATGGAGGAGATTGCTAAAAATTTCCCTCAAGGAATCACCTATTCCATTCCTTATGATACCACTAAATTTGTGAATGCCTCTATTCGGGAAGTGCTAAAAACGATTGTGGAAGCTGCCATCCTGGTTGCATTGGTGGTTTATATCTTTTTGCAAAATTTGCGTTTAACAATTATCCCCTTGCAAGCCATGGTCGTATCAATTGTTGGAGCTTTTGCAGGCATGCTAGTCATGGGGCTTTCTATCAATACTTTAACTCTATTTGGAATAGTTCTAGCGATTGGGATTGTGGTGGATGATGCGATTGTTGTCATTGAAAACGTGGAACGCAATATGCGCCTCGCTAAGGCCTCTGCCAAAGAAGCTGCTTACCAAGCTATGCATGAGGTAACGGCTCCTGTGATTGCTATTGTGTTAGTGTTATGTGCAGTCTTTATTCCCGTTGCATTTTTGGGAGGAATTACAGGACAATTATATAAGCAATTTGCTTTGACTATTTCCATTTCTGTTATTATTTCAGGGTTCGTTGCTTTAACTTTAAGCCCTGCCCTATCTGCCATTTTGGTTAAACCCCAGGAACAACCATCAAAATTTGCCCTTTACTTTGATCGCTTTTTCGACCGCTTCACGGGATTTTATGTGAGAGGAGCGAGCTGGCTTATGGAACGCCCTTGGGTGGGAATAGGGAGCTTTTTAGCCTTATGCGGCGTCACGGGGCTTCTCTTTTATGCAGTTCCCACAAGTTTTATTCCTGAGGAAGATCAAGGATATCTGATCGCTATGGTTAACATGCCTGAAGGGGCTAGCCTAAATCGCACCGAGGAAGTTTCGGCTAAGACTGCTCAAATTGCCTTGGCTAATCCTGCCGTTGAAGAAAATTTTGAATTAACAGGGTATAGTTTTATCGATAGCCTAAATCGCACAAATCAGGGATCGAGTTTTATTGTCTTAAAAAATTGGGACGTACGAAAAAACCCCAAAGAGCATGCCGAAGCTGTCTTGATGGATTTATCTAAAAAATATAACCGTATTCCACAAGGACAGACCCTCTTGTTTAATCCTCCTGCTATTCAAGGATTAGGGACGATTGGAGGATTCGAATTTTGGATCGAAAATAGGGGAAAGGGGGATTACGCGTATCTTCAAGAGATTACCCAAAATTTCCTTTCAAGAGCTAGGCAGCGGCCAGAGCTTGCCAATCTTATTTCTTCAATCAACGCGAATGCCGCTCAACTTTATATTGATGTTAACCGAGACAAAGCTCGCTCTCTTGGCGTTTCGATCAGTGAGATCTATAGCTCTTTACAAAGCTTTTTCGGATCTTATTATGTCAATAATTTTAACATGTTTGGGCGAGTTTATCGAGTGATGATTATGGCCAAGTCCCGGTTAAGAGAAAACCCCTTGGATATTGAGCAGGTGTATGTCAAATCTTCTCAAGGTCAAATGATTCCTTTAAAATCTCTTGTCACCATCAAAAATGTCTCGGGGCCAAATCTGGTAAGTCGATTTAATTCTTTTCCTTCAGCCAAAGTGAATGGAAGCGCAACTCCTGGCTATAGCTCAGGGCAGGCTATGCAAGCGATGGAGGAGGTAGCAAGAGAAGTCTTGCCTTCTGATATGGCCTTTGCATGGGGAGGAGAATCTTACCAAGAAAAAGCAGCAAGGGGCACTTCGACTAACATGCTAATGGCTAGCCTAGTGATGGTATTTTTAATTTTGGCCGGACTTTATGAAAGATGGAATATTCCTTTAGCAATTGTATTAGCTGTCCCTTTCGGAATTTTTGGCTCCTTCTTCGCAATATGGTTAGTGGGGATGAGCAATGACGTTTATTTCCAAATTGGGTTAATTACGATCATTGCTTTATCGGCCAAAAATGCGATTTTAATCGTGGAGTTTGCGATGATCAAGCATGAGGAGGGGATGTCGTTTAAAGAGGCAGCCATTGAAGCGGGAAGGCTTCGTTTTCGAGCGATTCTAATGACCTCTTTAACATTTATTTTCGGCGTGGTTCCTTTAGTACTTAGTTCAGGAGCTGGTGCTAATAGCCGCCACTCTGTCGGCATGGGGGTTATGGGAGGGATGCTTGCGGCGACTTTCTTGGCGATATTCTTTGTTCCCTTATTTTTTAATCTGATTGCGAGCTATTCAGAAAAGAAAAAAAATGTTTTCGGAGTTCAAAAATGA
- a CDS encoding efflux RND transporter periplasmic adaptor subunit: protein MPLNKTSDTAMRLYFFFQSLLLAFLLFACESKVEKSPLPAVEVTQYVVEPKTLPMVYDYVGFAQSSHAVEIRARVEGYLDTIAYQEGQLVKEGELLFQLDPKQYQARVEQSKGDVAKQEALLENAKLTVRRLEPLYKQEAASKKDLDNAIADKLSTEAALQTAKAQLLDNEINLGYTTILSPITGYADRSNYREGALMTPGNNNLLTTLSVLDPIWVYFNVSDYDILRIRQMQNKQAINVPQVGMTTLPQNNGYVVEGLRSDGSVYPYKGKLDFGSPTYDQSTGTLLMRAVFSNPQAEIRPGEFMRIKIHGIERPNAIFVPRRALMQKKEGMFVYLIDKQGKAAAQDVAVGDWYGEYQIITNGLEPGDKVIVDGINKVFPGMPVHVAENWASAQSSSKIPSSKE, encoded by the coding sequence ATGCCTTTAAACAAAACAAGTGATACGGCTATGCGGCTCTATTTTTTCTTTCAATCTCTATTGCTTGCTTTCCTTCTTTTTGCATGTGAGTCTAAAGTTGAGAAGTCTCCCCTTCCAGCTGTAGAAGTCACACAATATGTGGTAGAACCAAAAACGCTGCCTATGGTGTATGACTATGTAGGCTTTGCGCAAAGCTCGCATGCTGTAGAAATTAGGGCCCGAGTAGAAGGGTATTTAGACACAATTGCTTACCAGGAAGGGCAGCTTGTCAAGGAAGGAGAATTACTTTTTCAGCTTGATCCCAAACAATATCAGGCGAGGGTAGAGCAATCCAAAGGAGATGTCGCTAAACAAGAAGCTCTTTTAGAAAATGCAAAATTAACCGTTCGCCGTTTAGAGCCCTTATATAAGCAAGAAGCCGCAAGTAAAAAAGACCTAGACAATGCGATTGCAGATAAACTTTCCACGGAAGCTGCTCTTCAAACTGCTAAAGCTCAGCTTTTAGACAATGAGATCAATCTTGGCTATACGACCATTCTTTCTCCTATTACAGGCTATGCAGATCGATCAAACTATCGCGAAGGGGCTCTCATGACCCCAGGGAATAATAATCTTTTAACAACCTTATCTGTTCTAGATCCTATCTGGGTGTATTTTAATGTATCGGATTACGATATTCTCCGTATCAGGCAAATGCAAAATAAGCAAGCCATTAACGTGCCCCAAGTTGGAATGACCACTCTCCCCCAAAATAATGGGTATGTGGTTGAAGGCCTCCGCAGTGATGGAAGCGTTTATCCGTATAAAGGAAAGCTAGATTTTGGCTCTCCCACTTATGATCAAAGCACGGGAACTCTTTTGATGAGGGCCGTGTTTTCCAATCCTCAGGCTGAAATTCGTCCGGGAGAATTTATGCGAATTAAAATTCATGGGATTGAACGCCCAAACGCGATTTTTGTCCCCAGGCGGGCATTGATGCAAAAAAAAGAGGGGATGTTTGTTTATTTGATTGACAAACAAGGAAAAGCGGCTGCTCAAGATGTAGCGGTGGGAGATTGGTACGGAGAGTATCAAATTATCACAAATGGGTTAGAACCAGGGGATAAAGTTATTGTGGATGGAATCAATAAAGTATTTCCTGGGATGCCTGTACATGTGGCAGAAAATTGGGCTTCTGCACAATCCTCTTCTAAGATCCCCTCTTCGAAGGAATAA
- a CDS encoding NUDIX hydrolase, whose amino-acid sequence METIRSAISAIVASIQPFDQEESEHIHFTHGWIESGAYLFRTNKPALPLIHLVSYFVVFDQRNNQILLVDHKKSNLWLPPGGHVEPEEDPKETVKREIKEELGIEADFIFDDPIFLTVTNTANCEDAHTDVSLWYVVKGNSDQPLRYDREEFHQIHWYTLDNIPFECSDLHLQRFIHKFVSYLAK is encoded by the coding sequence ATGGAGACTATTCGATCTGCAATTTCAGCGATTGTTGCTTCCATTCAGCCATTTGACCAAGAAGAGAGTGAGCATATCCACTTCACTCACGGCTGGATTGAATCTGGAGCTTACCTTTTTCGAACAAACAAACCTGCACTTCCTCTTATTCATTTAGTTTCTTATTTTGTGGTCTTTGATCAGCGTAATAACCAAATTCTCTTGGTAGATCATAAAAAATCTAATTTATGGTTGCCTCCTGGAGGACATGTGGAGCCTGAGGAAGATCCTAAGGAAACTGTTAAGCGAGAAATTAAAGAGGAATTGGGAATTGAAGCCGATTTTATTTTTGACGATCCGATCTTTTTAACGGTCACAAATACCGCAAATTGCGAGGATGCGCATACCGATGTTTCCCTTTGGTATGTAGTTAAAGGCAATAGCGATCAGCCGTTGCGCTATGATAGGGAAGAATTCCATCAAATTCATTGGTACACTTTGGACAATATTCCCTTTGAATGCTCAGATCTTCACTTACAAAGATTCATCCATAAATTTGTTAGCTATCTCGCTAAATGA
- a CDS encoding tetratricopeptide repeat protein: MRIEYISKELPPNYSTPSLASPLVSRQNLEREYKGKRYTLVGISEKTYALGPRIWLAVRTFAKTLFSLFFALFSKTIRDDWKACWNGKSTIIIYSTSSYLFNKILAEQGNAEAQFNLGFMYAKGLGVAYSAMKAVEYYRRAAEQEHLAAQYHLGYMYEWGRGVPLSYEEAAKYYRQAAEKGYVKAQFKLGSMYEWGRGVPDSDDEAVKYYRQAAEKGYAKAQYHLGCMYEWGQGVPRSDEEAVKYYRQAAEKGYAKAQFSLGLMYTWGRGVTQAVKEGVKYYRRAAKQGHIAAQCWLGYSYAKGQGVRQSDEKAVKYYRRAAKQRDAEAQVSLGCMYKEGRGVPQSDEKAVRYYRKAAEKMNAAALFNLGCMYEEGRGVPQSDEKAADWYRRAAKQGYPEAQCNLDRMYEKGKEIL, from the coding sequence ATGAGAATAGAATATATAAGCAAAGAACTTCCCCCTAATTATTCAACTCCCTCTTTAGCTTCTCCTTTAGTGAGTAGACAAAACCTAGAGAGAGAATACAAAGGGAAAAGGTATACGTTAGTAGGAATTTCAGAAAAAACTTACGCCTTGGGACCTAGAATTTGGCTGGCAGTCCGCACTTTTGCTAAAACGCTATTTTCTCTATTTTTTGCGCTTTTTTCTAAAACTATCAGAGATGATTGGAAAGCTTGTTGGAATGGAAAAAGTACTATAATTATTTATAGCACTTCTTCCTATTTATTTAACAAAATTTTAGCGGAGCAAGGTAATGCAGAAGCTCAATTTAATCTCGGTTTCATGTATGCGAAGGGATTAGGGGTGGCATACTCTGCTATGAAAGCTGTTGAATATTATCGGCGAGCTGCAGAGCAAGAACATTTAGCGGCTCAATACCATCTCGGTTATATGTATGAATGGGGGCGAGGAGTACCACTTTCTTATGAAGAAGCTGCCAAGTATTACCGGCAAGCAGCAGAGAAAGGTTATGTGAAGGCTCAATTCAAACTCGGTAGCATGTATGAATGGGGGCGAGGGGTGCCAGACTCTGATGATGAAGCTGTTAAATATTATCGGCAAGCAGCAGAGAAGGGTTATGCGAAGGCTCAATACCATCTTGGTTGCATGTATGAATGGGGGCAAGGGGTACCACGTTCTGATGAAGAAGCTGTTAAATATTATCGGCAAGCAGCAGAGAAGGGCTATGCGAAGGCTCAATTTAGCCTCGGACTCATGTATACATGGGGGCGAGGGGTAACACAAGCTGTTAAAGAGGGTGTTAAATATTATAGGCGAGCAGCAAAGCAAGGTCATATAGCAGCGCAATGCTGGCTTGGCTATAGTTATGCTAAGGGGCAAGGAGTAAGACAATCTGATGAAAAAGCTGTTAAATATTATCGGCGAGCAGCAAAGCAAAGGGATGCGGAAGCTCAAGTGAGTCTCGGTTGCATGTATAAGGAGGGACGAGGGGTGCCGCAATCTGATGAAAAAGCTGTTAGATATTATCGGAAAGCTGCAGAAAAAATGAATGCAGCGGCTCTATTTAATCTCGGTTGCATGTATGAGGAGGGACGAGGGGTGCCGCAATCTGATGAAAAAGCTGCTGATTGGTATCGGCGCGCTGCAAAGCAAGGCTACCCAGAGGCTCAATGTAATCTTGACAGGATGTATGAGAAGGGGAAGGAGATTCTATAA